From a single Arachis hypogaea cultivar Tifrunner chromosome 3, arahy.Tifrunner.gnm2.J5K5, whole genome shotgun sequence genomic region:
- the LOC112790345 gene encoding beta-galactosidase — protein MERKIHVVPVVLFLWVCTCVTASVTYDHKSLIINGKRRILISGSIHYPRSTPQMWPDLIQKAKDGGLDVIQTYVFWNGHEPSPGNYYFQDRYDLVRFVKLAQQAGLYVHLRIGPYVCAEWNFGGFPIWLKYVPGIEFRTDNGPFKAAMQKFTQKIVSLMKSEGLFQSQGGPIIMSQIENEYGPVEWEIGAPGRSYTRWAASMAVALDTGVPWVMCKQQDAPDPVIDTCNAFYCEGFTPNKNYKPKMWTENWTGWYTAFGGATPIRPAEDIAFSVARFIQNRGSFVNYYMYHGGTNFGRTAAGRFIATSYDYDAPLDEYGLPNEPKWTHLRDLHKAIKQCEPSLVAVDPTLTLIANNIEAHVYKTTTSCAAFLANYNTGSSAKVRFGNGVYDVPAWSISILPDCKTEVFNTAKVSALRFERKMTPVIGRFGWLSFNEVPESSGPNDRLTANSLLEQVYVTKDSSDYLWYMTDVNISPNEGFLRNGQSPVLTAMSAGHVLHVFINGQLSGTSYGGLDNPKLTFSDSVKLRAGNNKISLLSVAVGLPNVGTHFEKWNAGVLGPVTLNGLNEGTRDLSKQKWSYKVGLKGESLSLHTESGSSSVDWVQGSLLAVKQPLTWYKTTFSAPAGNEPLALDMSTMGKGEIWINGQSIGRHWPGYKAGGNCGACNYAGTYTEKKCLTNCGQPSQRWYHVPRAWLRPGGNSLVVFEEWGGNPAGISLVKRT, from the exons ATGGAGAGAAAAATTCATGTGGTGCCTGTGGTGTTGTTCTTGTGGGTTTGTACTTGTGTAACTGCTTCTGTTACATACGATCACAAATCTCTTATTATAAATGGGAAAAGAAGGATCTTGATATCTGGCTCCATTCACTATCCAAGAAGCACACCCCAG ATGTGGCCGGACCTTATTCAAAAGGCCAAAGACGGCGGCCTTGATGTCATTCAGACCTATGTCTTCTGGAATGGACATGAGCCTTCTCCTGGAAAT tatTATTTTCAAGATAGGTATGACTTGGTGAGATTCGTCAAGCTGGCTCAACAAGCTGGCCTTTATGTTCATCTCCGCATTGGTCCTTACGTTTGTGCTGAATGGAACTTCGG ggGATTCCCTATTTGGCTAAAATATGTTCCGGGTATTGAGTTCAGAACAGACAATGGACCTTTCAAG GCTGCAATGCAAAAATTCACTCAGAAAATTGTAAGCTTGATGAAATCAGAGGGGTTGTTTCAAAGCCAGGGAGGTCCAATAATCATGTCTCAG ATAGAGAATGAGTATGGACCAGTGGAATGGGAAATTGGTGCTCCTGGAAGATCATACACAAGATGGGCTGCATCAATGGCTGTGGCTCTTGACACTGGTGTTCCATGGGTTATGTGCAAGCAACAAGATGCTCCTGATCCTGTT ATTGACACCTGCAATGCCTTCTACTGCGAAGGCTTCACTCCCAACAAGAATTACAAGCCCAAGATGTGGACTGAGAATTGGACTGGCTG GTACACTGCTTTTGGTGGCGCAACCCCCATCAGACCAGCAGAAGACATAGCATTCTCGGTTGCCAGATTCATTCAGAATCGCGGCTCGTTTGTTAATTACTATATG TATCATGGAGGAACTAACTTCGGCCGCACGGCTGCTGGCCGTTTCATTGCCACAAGCTATGACTACGACGCTCCCCTAGACGAATATG GACTACCAAATGAACCAAAATGGACTCATTTGAGAGATTTGCATAAAGCAATTAAACAATGTGAGCCATCTTTGGTGGCTGTGGATCCAACACTTACACTCATTGCTAACAACATTGAG GCACATGTCTACAAGACAACCACTTCCTGTGCTGCATTCCTTGCAAATTACAACACCGGATCTTCCGCAAAAGTTAGATTTGGAAACGGGGTGTATGATGTACCGGCTTGGTCTATTAGTATCCTTCCTGACTGCAAGACTGAAGTTTTCAACACTGCAAAG GTTAGTGCCCTGAGATTCGAGAGGAAGATGACTCCAGTAATCGGTAGATTTGGTTGGCTGTCATTCAATGAAGTACCCGAGTCGTCGGGTCCAAATGATCGCCTTACTGCAAATTCACTCTTGGAGCAGGTTTATGTAACCAAGGACTCTTCAGATTATTTGTGGTACATGACAGA TGTCAACATTAGCCCTAATGAAGGTTTCCTAAGGAATGGTCAATCTCCTGTTCTTACAGCAATGTCAGCAGGGCATGTTCTGCATGTTTTCATTAATGGACAACTTTCAg GAACTTCATATGGTGGATTGGATAATCCTAAATTGACATTTAGTGACAGTGTTAAGCTAAGGGCTGGAAACAACAAGATTTCTTTACTTAGTGTCGCAGTCGGTCTCCCG AATGTGGGTACACACTTTGAGAAATGGAATGCTGGGGTGTTAGGTCCAGTCACATTGAACGGTCTAAATGAAGGGACAAGAGACCTATCTAAGCAGAAATGGTCTTACAAG GTTGGTCTGAAAGGCGAATCATTGAGCCTTCATACTGAAAGTGGGAGTAGCTCTGTTGATTGGGTACAAGGATCACTGCTAGCTGTAAAACAACCTTTGACATGGTACAAG ACAACTTTTAGCGCTCCAGCCGGCAATGAACCGTTGGCTTTAGATATGAGTACCATGGGAAAGGGTGAAATATGGATAAATGGTCAGAGCATCGGTCGCCATTGGCCTGGATACAAGGCAGGCGGTAATTGTGGTGCTTGCAACTATGCTGGAACTTACACTGAGAAGAAATGCCTTACAAACTGTGGACAACCTTCCCAGAGATG GTACCATGTTCCTCGCGCATGGCTAAGACCAGGTGGGAACTCCTTGGTTGTGTTTGAGGAGTGGGGAGGAAATCCTGCAGGGATTTCTTTGGTGAAGAGAACATGA